The Methanolacinia petrolearia DSM 11571 genome has a segment encoding these proteins:
- the cmk gene encoding (d)CMP kinase — MRITVSGPPGSGTTSLSKQLSEKLSFELISAGEVFRSLAAERGLSLIEFGSLCESDPSVDRLIDERQKERGEAGDDIIVEGRLAGHMIDNADLRIWIAASVECRTQRISERENIDFEASKAETIVREKSEAERYRKYYGIEINDLSIYDLVINSEKWGREELAFVVNTAIENIKI, encoded by the coding sequence ATGCGGATAACCGTAAGCGGACCGCCCGGAAGCGGAACAACATCATTATCAAAACAACTTTCTGAAAAACTTTCTTTTGAACTTATCTCGGCAGGAGAGGTATTCCGATCTCTTGCGGCAGAGAGAGGTCTGAGCCTGATAGAATTCGGAAGCCTGTGCGAAAGCGATCCTTCAGTCGACCGTCTTATCGACGAGAGGCAGAAGGAAAGAGGAGAGGCCGGAGACGACATCATCGTCGAGGGCAGACTTGCAGGACATATGATCGATAACGCCGATCTCAGGATCTGGATCGCGGCTTCGGTAGAATGCCGGACACAGAGGATCTCAGAGCGGGAGAACATCGATTTCGAAGCATCAAAAGCAGAGACCATAGTCCGCGAGAAGTCGGAGGCAGAAAGATACCGTAAATACTACGGGATCGAGATCAATGACCTGTCGATCTACGATCTGGTTATCAACTCCGAAAAGTGGGGCAGGGAAGAGCTTGCCTTCGTCGTAAATACGGCGATTGAAAACATTAAAATTTAA
- a CDS encoding type IV pilin N-terminal domain-containing protein — MIRKINGKRNDMAVSPVVGVMLMLVVTIIIASIVSSLSGTLVGSEKTAPQSQIAVGYDVQITDTDKTNNVSDSPRNNNRFTFRLSGGEPISLDNIMIELNEGDSSMKFTSDTVLNSSNAAVEEGNSLELYENKAGNSTYFAVSPGMSDIVGVGDTFMLVADDSYDSTLATDDSIEKGRFLTWTPEGSSGTFKAQYNVPLEYIIYDTISNKQIQSGTIILQ; from the coding sequence ATGATTCGGAAGATAAACGGAAAAAGAAACGACATGGCCGTATCCCCTGTCGTGGGGGTCATGCTGATGCTTGTAGTTACAATCATAATTGCTTCGATAGTATCTTCGCTTTCGGGAACGCTTGTGGGTTCTGAAAAGACCGCGCCCCAGTCACAGATAGCTGTGGGATATGACGTCCAGATTACAGATACGGACAAGACGAATAATGTCTCGGACAGTCCCCGTAACAACAACCGGTTCACCTTCCGTCTCAGCGGCGGAGAACCGATATCGCTCGACAACATCATGATTGAACTAAACGAGGGCGACAGTTCGATGAAATTCACCTCCGACACCGTACTGAATTCTTCTAATGCAGCTGTAGAGGAGGGAAACAGTCTTGAACTTTATGAGAACAAGGCCGGTAATTCCACTTACTTCGCCGTATCTCCCGGAATGTCGGATATTGTCGGAGTAGGTGACACGTTCATGCTTGTTGCGGATGACAGTTACGACAGCACTCTCGCTACGGATGATTCCATCGAAAAAGGAAGATTCCTTACCTGGACCCCCGAAGGATCGTCCGGTACGTTCAAAGCCCAGTACAACGTTCCTCTCGAGTATATAATCTACGATACCATCAGCAACAAGCAGATCCAGTCGGGAACGATCATTCTTCAGTAA
- a CDS encoding type II secretion system F family protein: MATIRLNRNKEGSEAEEKQDFLDSFLNNKQMELLLRSAHIQTQVGQYMMASVLFSILPFFAMMMIGVLFYVFDINIELIPGVPDIAVLMGGAVLISLIVFLGMYFYPQLEASGRKNRIDMDLPYAITYMQALSSTIVLYDIFRSVYEAEDLYGEVSRECGIIVRDVELFGEDLLSAMNYVVTITPSERFKELIGDLILVYRSGGNLTNFFNAKSESYREIARQELEALLQFLEMIAEIYVTAFVAGPIAIIIMLVAQNLSGQNQLDGIIPLLYLGLPLGAIALIFVLYILLPPDNLAISRKEIHDSEFGPDMLEPDADLELDKDFIKKFNNRKQVLKLLDIVRHPVRYYISDYNIGIVFGFVAAGLVFFTYYIGSFPQLMPQNTTEALICIMLISGMLPVMLSYEIRSRYVRNVEKQLPELLREISDMRDIGMTLQSAITMISSSKNSVLSSEIRIVSDEMKYGSSLSGALVRMEERVGLVSVKRAISLLVKASEVTDAIREILAIAISDLEHYLRMKSKRLNVSFVYLAVIYLSFGIYLYSAYQMNVAFISSFTDFNITLDISSSKASMFHIGIILAFFSGIMAGQLSSNSIYAGLKHSIVLLTATIVMFIYVI; this comes from the coding sequence ATGGCCACGATACGACTGAATCGAAATAAAGAGGGATCTGAAGCTGAAGAGAAACAGGATTTCCTGGATTCTTTCCTGAACAACAAGCAGATGGAGCTTTTACTCAGATCGGCACATATTCAGACGCAGGTTGGCCAGTATATGATGGCGTCCGTCCTGTTCAGTATCCTCCCTTTTTTTGCAATGATGATGATCGGCGTGCTCTTCTACGTCTTCGATATAAATATAGAGCTGATCCCCGGAGTTCCAGACATTGCAGTCCTGATGGGCGGTGCAGTGCTTATTTCGCTCATTGTCTTCCTGGGAATGTATTTTTATCCGCAGCTTGAGGCATCCGGGCGTAAGAACAGGATTGACATGGACCTCCCGTATGCGATCACTTACATGCAGGCCCTCTCCTCCACCATCGTCCTTTATGATATCTTCAGGAGCGTCTACGAGGCCGAGGATCTCTATGGAGAGGTATCGAGAGAGTGCGGGATCATTGTCCGCGACGTGGAATTATTCGGCGAAGATCTTCTCAGCGCAATGAACTATGTCGTAACCATAACTCCCTCGGAGAGATTTAAGGAACTCATAGGCGACCTTATTCTTGTCTATCGGTCAGGAGGAAACCTTACGAATTTTTTCAATGCGAAATCCGAATCATACCGTGAGATCGCCAGGCAGGAGCTGGAGGCTCTCCTGCAGTTCCTTGAGATGATTGCCGAGATCTATGTCACCGCATTCGTTGCCGGACCAATTGCCATCATCATAATGCTCGTCGCACAGAACCTCTCAGGCCAGAACCAGCTTGACGGAATAATACCCCTTCTGTACCTTGGTCTTCCGCTCGGGGCGATTGCCCTGATTTTTGTGCTCTATATTCTTCTTCCCCCCGATAATCTTGCGATATCCAGGAAAGAGATCCATGACAGTGAATTCGGTCCCGACATGCTTGAGCCGGATGCAGACCTGGAGCTTGATAAGGATTTCATCAAGAAATTCAATAACCGCAAGCAGGTGTTGAAGCTTCTTGATATAGTCAGGCATCCGGTCAGATATTATATCTCGGACTACAACATTGGCATCGTATTCGGTTTTGTCGCCGCCGGCCTGGTATTTTTCACATATTATATCGGATCTTTCCCGCAGCTGATGCCCCAGAACACTACAGAGGCCCTTATTTGCATAATGCTGATATCGGGCATGCTGCCTGTGATGCTTTCATATGAAATTCGCAGCCGTTATGTCAGAAATGTAGAAAAACAGTTGCCGGAACTCCTCCGAGAGATCTCGGATATGCGTGATATTGGTATGACACTTCAGAGTGCAATCACTATGATCTCGTCCAGTAAAAACAGCGTCCTGTCCTCGGAGATCAGGATTGTCTCCGACGAAATGAAGTACGGGTCGTCTCTATCCGGGGCTCTTGTGAGGATGGAAGAGCGTGTGGGTCTTGTTTCCGTAAAGAGGGCGATATCCCTCCTGGTCAAGGCAAGCGAAGTTACCGATGCGATAAGAGAGATCCTTGCGATTGCAATCTCGGATCTGGAGCATTACCTGAGGATGAAATCCAAACGGCTGAATGTTTCGTTTGTCTATCTTGCGGTAATCTATCTCTCCTTCGGCATCTACCTCTACTCGGCATACCAGATGAATGTCGCATTCATTTCGAGCTTCACCGATTTCAACATTACACTTGATATCAGCTCCAGTAAGGCCAGTATGTTTCATATAGGAATCATTCTGGCATTTTTTTCAGGTATTATGGCAGGGCAGCTTTCTTCAAACAGCATATATGCGGGGCTTAAACACTCGATTGTACTGCTGACGGCGACTATCGTCATGTTCATTTATGTTATCTGA
- a CDS encoding type IV pilin N-terminal domain-containing protein, which translates to MVKTIRRNENAVSPVVGVMLMLVVTIIIAAVVSGFGMGMLSDTKSAPAVQIGYVGVMAEDLGEAGKIGLVFENLGGDTIRLDEISLNLRESGISDVTDAEGNVTATTRGHEAVVSYRDLPSETIIAEGANATTAVLSSTYSSYRFAKSPARSAGVGAIATSSTVVRSASNLIIEPGQKFIVLADKYSVDDGDKFGSVYYVAERGNAANPYSSGWFEVSSKTTYSIVDDASGSIISTGNLVGSVI; encoded by the coding sequence ATGGTGAAAACGATTCGAAGAAATGAAAATGCGGTATCTCCGGTTGTAGGCGTAATGCTCATGCTTGTCGTTACGATCATCATTGCAGCAGTCGTTTCGGGTTTCGGAATGGGTATGCTCTCGGACACGAAATCCGCTCCGGCGGTTCAGATCGGATACGTAGGGGTTATGGCCGAAGATCTGGGAGAAGCAGGCAAAATAGGGCTTGTTTTCGAGAATCTCGGGGGAGATACAATCAGGCTGGATGAGATAAGCCTGAATCTCAGAGAATCGGGAATATCCGATGTGACGGATGCGGAAGGAAATGTGACTGCCACGACCAGAGGGCATGAAGCAGTGGTTTCATATAGGGATCTTCCGTCAGAAACAATCATCGCCGAAGGAGCCAATGCTACAACAGCTGTTTTAAGCTCCACGTATTCATCTTATCGCTTTGCAAAATCACCGGCACGTTCAGCCGGCGTCGGCGCGATAGCTACTTCTTCAACAGTAGTCAGATCCGCATCCAATCTCATAATCGAACCAGGACAGAAGTTCATTGTTCTTGCCGATAAGTACTCCGTCGATGACGGGGATAAATTCGGAAGCGTTTATTACGTTGCAGAACGCGGCAATGCGGCAAATCCATATTCCAGCGGATGGTTCGAGGTCAGTTCGAAGACCACTTACTCGATAGTGGATGATGCATCAGGCTCGATTATATCGACAGGAAATCTTGTGGGAAGTGTAATATGA
- a CDS encoding type IV pilin produces the protein MRSNIVTVGKWPEAIGREDAITSVVGEMLLLVLVVILVSIMLASAFNLLPGERETVIDISMNTSTDPDCIFFWHHGGDWIDKRDLSVYIMKSEWDGTTVTIPPEDLIIHAYNSTSGYYSDLSNVFDLGCRIEAELPSSIDLGKYDIRLRCSEKVIAAYDGVTLS, from the coding sequence ATGAGATCGAATATTGTTACAGTAGGGAAATGGCCTGAAGCCATAGGGAGGGAGGATGCAATTACATCCGTTGTAGGCGAGATGCTCTTACTCGTTCTTGTCGTAATCCTCGTATCGATCATGTTGGCATCCGCTTTCAACCTGCTTCCGGGAGAGCGTGAAACGGTTATTGATATTTCAATGAACACAAGCACGGACCCGGACTGCATCTTTTTCTGGCATCACGGGGGAGACTGGATCGATAAAAGAGACCTGAGCGTTTATATTATGAAGTCCGAGTGGGATGGAACAACTGTGACAATACCGCCTGAAGATCTCATAATTCATGCATACAATTCAACATCAGGCTATTACAGCGACCTTTCAAATGTTTTCGATCTGGGGTGCAGAATTGAAGCCGAACTGCCTTCGTCTATTGATTTGGGAAAATACGATATTCGCCTCAGGTGCTCTGAAAAAGTCATCGCAGCGTATGATGGAGTGACCTTATCATGA
- a CDS encoding type IV pilin N-terminal domain-containing protein, with product MKKISRKAELPACNDEAVSPVVGVMLMLVVTIIIAAVVSGFSGGIVSSTQAAPSTSLDVSISASSTGTSKYAVIENLGGESLKTEDLKIISSFTCPRVVMKTSVVNAGKVIKHTIDGSLDPIEANDLITNTSIVPDYPFTPQTTNNGDVVSTKTADRTFGTAVLSAGSNIQFDRSYFLGFDTDGDDYISEYGFAGDEIVHVTIIHVPSGKTIYDKDVVATW from the coding sequence ATGAAAAAAATAAGCAGGAAGGCAGAATTGCCTGCATGCAATGACGAAGCTGTTTCTCCGGTAGTCGGTGTGATGCTGATGCTGGTCGTAACGATCATAATTGCTGCAGTTGTCAGTGGTTTTTCGGGAGGTATTGTCAGTTCGACACAGGCAGCCCCCTCGACGTCACTTGACGTTTCGATTTCGGCATCCTCTACAGGTACGTCAAAGTATGCTGTAATTGAAAATCTCGGGGGAGAAAGTCTGAAAACAGAAGATCTGAAGATCATCAGTTCATTCACCTGTCCCAGGGTAGTGATGAAAACAAGCGTTGTTAATGCGGGAAAAGTGATTAAACACACGATTGACGGTTCTCTTGATCCAATAGAAGCGAATGATCTCATTACAAACACATCAATCGTCCCGGATTATCCGTTTACTCCGCAGACAACTAACAATGGTGATGTCGTTAGCACGAAAACGGCAGACAGAACTTTTGGCACTGCAGTTTTGAGTGCGGGGAGCAACATCCAGTTCGACAGATCCTATTTCCTCGGATTCGATACTGATGGAGATGACTATATTTCGGAATACGGTTTCGCAGGAGATGAGATAGTTCATGTAACTATTATACACGTCCCCAGCGGGAAGACGATCTATGATAAAGACGTGGTGGCTACATGGTGA
- a CDS encoding type IV pilin N-terminal domain-containing protein — MRCNPCHAVSAVVGVMVMLSLLIVIAALLSAYAGGLVRAPAHSPSAELAVYTAGGGPNFSIIFEHRSGEALSPGNTQIVTFVDDKEGIFMLSEIQSEKFYAGSKVTTPDRAETAKLMGLTTEELAGYIANRTPVEISVYDLPSGSVIYRSNIILEEK; from the coding sequence ATGAGATGTAATCCCTGCCATGCGGTATCGGCAGTCGTCGGCGTCATGGTTATGCTCTCTTTACTGATTGTAATCGCCGCTCTTCTTTCCGCATATGCAGGAGGGCTTGTAAGAGCGCCCGCACATTCCCCGTCGGCGGAACTTGCCGTTTACACGGCGGGGGGAGGTCCGAATTTTTCAATAATCTTTGAACACAGGAGCGGCGAGGCCCTTAGTCCCGGGAACACCCAAATCGTCACATTTGTGGATGATAAAGAAGGCATATTCATGTTGTCCGAAATTCAGAGTGAGAAATTTTATGCCGGATCAAAGGTTACAACCCCTGATCGGGCCGAAACTGCAAAACTTATGGGCCTGACCACAGAAGAGCTGGCAGGCTATATCGCGAACCGGACACCAGTGGAGATATCAGTTTATGATCTGCCGTCCGGTTCGGTAATATACAGATCTAATATAATCCTGGAGGAAAAATGA
- a CDS encoding type IV pilin N-terminal domain-containing protein, giving the protein MKKRFEKNNNQKDVSYKDLAVSPVIGVMLMLVVTIIIASFVAVFAGSAADSTTSAPSASLDVSIISNGGDTKDQYVMLIKHLGGDSIPSKDIQIMSYYTSPSTCTNGKNMLSGSITQGTPAISASKLSYSDQDVKIPYLNNLAVGSPGDSGTNFGEYTFSAGDVLSTGDNFGTAVAIFGITTTSDIDDNEFSEYGFDRGSSVEVNIIYAPSQTSIYKGTVTVV; this is encoded by the coding sequence ATGAAGAAAAGATTTGAAAAAAACAACAATCAGAAAGACGTTTCATATAAAGATCTTGCAGTATCGCCGGTAATAGGAGTGATGCTGATGCTCGTGGTTACAATTATCATTGCCTCATTTGTGGCGGTATTTGCAGGAAGTGCGGCAGATTCAACTACATCTGCGCCCAGTGCTTCGCTTGATGTAAGTATCATCTCGAACGGTGGCGACACGAAAGACCAGTATGTCATGCTGATAAAACACCTTGGCGGCGACAGTATTCCGTCAAAGGACATTCAGATCATGTCGTACTATACTTCACCTTCTACATGCACAAACGGAAAAAATATGCTCAGCGGTTCGATAACACAGGGAACCCCTGCAATTTCGGCATCAAAACTGAGCTACAGCGACCAGGATGTAAAGATTCCTTACTTAAACAACCTGGCTGTCGGAAGCCCGGGTGATTCGGGAACGAATTTCGGCGAATACACGTTCAGTGCAGGCGATGTGTTAAGCACCGGCGATAATTTCGGCACGGCGGTTGCAATCTTCGGAATCACTACGACATCGGATATCGATGATAACGAATTTTCGGAATACGGCTTTGATAGGGGTTCTTCGGTGGAAGTCAATATAATTTACGCACCCAGCCAGACGAGTATTTATAAAGGGACGGTGACGGTAGTATGA
- a CDS encoding DUF106 domain-containing protein, which yields MSQAKTGGGMFTFLIIMVIVMIIYSVQTLRDGVAAGAGLILEPITILLGFNWLVTILVLAAITGCYSSLLQKYTIDYEKMQRVQKKMKEFQKDFREAQLAGDEKRIRKMKDKQQKMMEEQMQMSQEQFKPMAWIMIITIPIFLWLLSKAHEMGEATFAIGGTINLADPLFFLPAWIIWYMLCSLALSQIIRKTLDIGGL from the coding sequence ATGTCACAGGCAAAAACCGGCGGCGGAATGTTTACATTCCTGATAATAATGGTCATCGTGATGATAATCTACAGTGTCCAGACCTTAAGGGATGGAGTAGCCGCCGGAGCAGGCCTCATTCTCGAACCTATTACAATCCTGCTTGGTTTCAACTGGCTTGTCACGATTCTTGTTCTTGCAGCAATTACAGGATGCTACTCATCGCTTCTCCAGAAGTACACAATCGATTACGAGAAGATGCAGCGTGTACAGAAGAAGATGAAAGAATTTCAGAAGGATTTCAGGGAAGCGCAGCTGGCCGGGGATGAAAAGAGAATCCGCAAGATGAAAGATAAGCAGCAAAAGATGATGGAAGAACAGATGCAGATGTCGCAGGAGCAGTTCAAGCCCATGGCATGGATAATGATTATTACCATCCCGATATTCCTGTGGCTCCTCAGCAAGGCACACGAGATGGGCGAAGCTACATTCGCTATAGGCGGAACTATTAATCTTGCAGATCCGCTCTTCTTCCTGCCGGCATGGATCATATGGTATATGCTCTGCTCTCTTGCGCTCAGCCAGATTATCAGGAAGACTCTTGATATCGGGGGGTTGTGA
- a CDS encoding type IV pilin — MMKSKDSAVSEVVGVLLMLTITLLIAGLVVAAANGLNSSQTKPIKSSITVSEISGNYIIFDNTLGDSVPLERIMISLGIQENPGDGIQVYGSNSTRFESYSGDGIVVVGGRFKLISDYTNSLGWDSFVISSGEHLDYAVYDHRTNTLMSTGSILVP; from the coding sequence ATGATGAAATCGAAAGATTCAGCAGTTTCGGAGGTGGTAGGCGTTCTCCTGATGCTTACGATCACCCTTCTTATTGCGGGACTGGTTGTTGCAGCTGCAAACGGCCTGAATAGCAGTCAGACTAAGCCGATCAAGTCATCTATCACCGTTTCGGAAATATCGGGCAACTATATCATCTTTGATAATACCCTGGGGGATTCCGTTCCGCTTGAGAGAATTATGATAAGCCTCGGCATTCAGGAGAATCCTGGTGACGGAATACAGGTCTATGGTTCGAACAGCACACGATTTGAAAGTTATTCCGGTGACGGCATCGTTGTCGTCGGGGGCAGGTTCAAACTGATCTCGGATTATACGAACAGTTTGGGATGGGATTCATTTGTAATCTCCTCCGGGGAGCACCTGGATTACGCGGTTTACGATCACAGGACAAATACTCTGATGTCAACAGGCTCTATTCTGGTTCCCTGA